In Geobacillus kaustophilus, a genomic segment contains:
- the katG gene encoding catalase/peroxidase HPI — MGNQHNASKCPYHGSVTSYNSNRTTNKDWWPNQLNLSILHQHDRKTNPHDEEFNYAEEFQKLDYWALKEDLRKLMTESQDWWPADYGHYGPLFIRMAWHSAGTYRIGDGRGGGSTGTQRFAPLNSWPDNANLDKARRLLWPIKKKYGNKISWADLIVLAGNVAIESMGGKTIGFGAGREDVWHPEEDIYWGSEKEWLDSERYSGDRELENPLAAVQMGLIYVNPEGPDGKPDPKAAARDIRETFRRMGMNDEETVALIAGGHTFGKAHGAGPASHVGPEPEAAPIEAQGLGWISSYGKGKGRDTITSGIEGAWTPTPTQWDTSYFDLLFGYDWWLTKSPAGAWQWQAVDPDEKDLAPDPEDASKKVPTIMMTTDLALRFDPEYEKIARRFHQNPEEFADAFARAWFKLIHRDMGPKTRYLGPEVPKEDFIWQDPIPEVDYELSDSEIEEIKAKILNSGLTVSELVKTSWASASTFRNSDKRGGANGARIRLAPQKDWEVNEPERLAKVLSVYEEIQSQLPKKVSIADLIVLGGSAAVEKAARDAGFDVKVPFIPGRGDATQEQTDVESFAVLEPFADGFRNYLKKEYSVPPEELLVDKAQLLGLTAPEMTVLVGGLRVLGANYRDLSHGVFTDRIGVLTNDFFVNLVDMNYEWVPTESGIYEICDRKTGEVRWTATRVDLIFGANSILRSYAEFYAQDDNQEKFVRDFINAWVKVMNADRFDIHLKQAKESVTV, encoded by the coding sequence ATGGGAAACCAACACAACGCTTCCAAATGTCCGTATCATGGCAGCGTCACAAGCTACAACTCAAACCGAACAACCAATAAAGACTGGTGGCCCAACCAGCTGAACTTAAGCATTCTCCATCAACACGACCGAAAAACGAATCCTCATGATGAAGAGTTCAATTATGCTGAGGAATTTCAAAAATTGGACTATTGGGCGTTAAAAGAAGATTTGCGCAAGTTGATGACGGAAAGCCAAGACTGGTGGCCGGCTGATTATGGTCATTACGGTCCGCTGTTCATCCGCATGGCGTGGCATTCGGCCGGAACGTACCGCATCGGCGACGGCCGCGGCGGAGGTTCGACCGGCACGCAGCGCTTTGCGCCGCTAAACAGTTGGCCGGACAACGCCAATTTGGATAAAGCGCGGCGGTTGCTATGGCCGATCAAGAAAAAATACGGAAACAAGATTTCTTGGGCGGACTTGATCGTGCTAGCCGGCAATGTGGCGATTGAGTCAATGGGAGGAAAAACGATCGGGTTTGGCGCCGGCCGAGAGGATGTATGGCACCCGGAAGAAGACATTTACTGGGGATCGGAAAAAGAGTGGCTTGACTCCGAACGTTACAGCGGAGACCGCGAACTGGAAAACCCGCTGGCGGCCGTTCAGATGGGACTGATTTATGTCAACCCAGAAGGCCCTGACGGTAAGCCAGATCCAAAGGCGGCGGCCCGCGATATTCGCGAAACATTCAGACGGATGGGGATGAACGACGAAGAAACCGTCGCCTTGATCGCAGGCGGCCATACGTTCGGCAAAGCGCATGGCGCCGGCCCTGCCTCGCACGTAGGTCCCGAACCGGAAGCCGCCCCGATTGAAGCACAAGGGCTGGGCTGGATCAGCTCGTATGGAAAAGGAAAGGGACGCGACACGATTACGAGCGGCATTGAAGGGGCTTGGACGCCGACTCCGACTCAATGGGATACGTCGTATTTCGACTTGCTGTTTGGCTATGACTGGTGGCTGACAAAGAGCCCAGCCGGAGCATGGCAATGGCAAGCGGTAGACCCTGATGAAAAAGATTTGGCGCCCGATCCGGAAGATGCATCGAAAAAAGTGCCGACAATCATGATGACAACCGATTTGGCGCTGCGTTTTGATCCGGAATACGAAAAAATCGCCCGCCGGTTCCACCAAAATCCGGAGGAATTCGCGGACGCATTTGCCCGGGCTTGGTTTAAACTCATTCACCGAGATATGGGTCCGAAAACGAGATATCTCGGCCCGGAAGTCCCGAAAGAAGACTTCATCTGGCAAGATCCAATTCCAGAGGTGGACTATGAGCTGAGCGATTCAGAGATTGAAGAAATCAAAGCGAAAATTTTGAACTCGGGACTGACCGTCAGTGAACTGGTGAAAACATCTTGGGCTTCCGCAAGCACGTTCCGCAATTCCGATAAGCGCGGCGGAGCCAACGGCGCCCGCATCCGTCTCGCTCCGCAAAAAGATTGGGAAGTCAACGAACCGGAGCGGCTGGCAAAAGTGCTTTCGGTTTATGAAGAGATCCAAAGCCAGCTGCCGAAAAAAGTAAGCATCGCCGATCTCATCGTCCTTGGCGGCAGCGCCGCGGTCGAAAAAGCAGCCCGCGATGCCGGCTTTGATGTCAAGGTGCCGTTCATCCCCGGACGGGGCGACGCGACACAAGAGCAAACCGATGTCGAGAGCTTTGCGGTGTTAGAACCGTTTGCGGACGGGTTCCGCAACTATCTGAAGAAAGAGTACAGCGTTCCGCCTGAAGAGCTGCTCGTCGACAAAGCGCAGCTTCTTGGGTTGACGGCTCCAGAAATGACTGTGCTTGTCGGCGGTTTGCGGGTGCTTGGGGCAAACTACCGTGATTTGTCGCACGGCGTCTTCACCGACCGCATCGGGGTGCTGACGAACGACTTCTTTGTCAACTTGGTGGACATGAACTATGAATGGGTGCCGACCGAAAGCGGCATTTACGAAATTTGCGATCGGAAAACAGGCGAAGTGCGGTGGACGGCAACCCGGGTCGACCTCATTTTCGGGGCCAACTCGATCCTCCGTTCGTACGCGGAATTTTACGCCCAAGACGACAACCAAGAAAAATTCGTCCGCGACTTTATCAACGCTTGGGTCAAAGTGATGAACGCCGATCGTTTTGACATTCATTTGAAACAAGCCAAAGAGTCGGTCACGGTTTGA
- a CDS encoding LysM peptidoglycan-binding domain-containing protein: MRKGQRKRTYGAALVALWLAGGIADNVNASNSAYTVQNGDSLWKIAHIYGVSIADLKSWNNLASDTIYPGQTLRVTPPSTNNSSSSSAAAAIVYTVRAGDSLYAIAQKYGVTVAELKTANRLSTDTIYVGQTLTIPQAAPTPPTALPQLQDGIFPLKAGTYTPFSDTYGQSRSYGGERRHEGTDIFASKGTPVYAAVDGTVVRYGWSELGGWRLTIRTKAGLFLYYTHLQGYAANLSEGQAVVKGQLVGFVGDSGYGPVGTTGKFAPHLHVGLYDANWNAINPYPYLKYWEQNGLRH; encoded by the coding sequence ATGAGGAAAGGGCAAAGGAAACGAACGTATGGTGCGGCGCTCGTCGCTCTTTGGCTGGCTGGAGGCATTGCCGATAATGTAAACGCTTCCAATTCGGCATACACGGTCCAAAACGGGGACAGTTTATGGAAGATCGCGCATATATACGGCGTGTCCATTGCGGATCTTAAGAGTTGGAACAACTTAGCAAGCGACACGATTTACCCGGGGCAGACGCTGCGCGTCACTCCGCCATCCACCAACAATTCATCCTCATCTTCAGCCGCTGCAGCGATCGTTTATACCGTTCGGGCTGGAGACAGTTTATATGCCATCGCGCAAAAATACGGCGTGACGGTCGCTGAGCTGAAAACTGCCAACCGTCTATCCACGGATACGATTTATGTTGGCCAGACTCTCACGATCCCGCAAGCAGCGCCGACTCCGCCGACGGCGCTCCCTCAGTTGCAGGATGGCATTTTTCCTCTCAAAGCGGGGACATATACACCATTTTCCGATACGTACGGGCAAAGTCGAAGCTACGGGGGAGAGAGGAGGCATGAAGGGACAGACATTTTCGCTTCCAAAGGAACGCCTGTTTACGCCGCTGTGGACGGCACGGTCGTTCGGTATGGGTGGAGTGAACTCGGTGGCTGGCGGCTGACCATTCGGACAAAGGCCGGGCTGTTTCTCTATTATACCCACTTGCAAGGATATGCGGCGAATCTGTCGGAAGGACAAGCTGTCGTGAAAGGACAGCTCGTCGGCTTTGTCGGCGACTCTGGCTACGGTCCGGTCGGCACGACTGGAAAATTTGCCCCGCACTTGCACGTTGGCCTGTATGATGCGAACTGGAATGCGATCAATCCGTATCCATACCTAAAATATTGGGAACAAAACGGATTGCGGCACTAA